In Cucurbita pepo subsp. pepo cultivar mu-cu-16 chromosome LG10, ASM280686v2, whole genome shotgun sequence, the DNA window TGATAAGGCTTCTTGGTGCTGATGAACATCTGTATTCAAGCTACACAGAATCAATGAAGTGGATTGAAGAGACTGATGTGCTGGAGATGATAGTGGAAAAGTTCAGTTCTTCAGTAAGTAGCTTCTTGAGGAAGTTATCCCTCCCACAAGAATGTTTACTTGCCTTTTCATTTAGTAGTGGGGACTCTTTTTTCTTAGCAAATTCAGATAACTTTTCAGCTTTCGCTGCAATCCCCTTTCCTTCCACCAAAGCTGGCCAGTTTTTACTGGGTCCTTATTAAAGCTTTTAGGAAAGAATAGCATCCCCAAGACTCTCACATTTTTCCTTTGGACCCCTGCTTTTGGTGGTATCTATACTCCTGATAAGAGTCCAATGGTGAACTTCTCATTCTCAAATAATGATTAAAAGTGTATATTAGTAGAAtcgttcttttcttttcatttagcatccaaataaagaatttaaacCATATacatttcaaatatttctcGTTTCATACAAGAATAGAAGTCTATGATAATTTCTAGTATTTCAAATCAAATCGTTTAAAATAGTTTACAATAATCTCGACCCTAAATGGGAGGTTAGAAATTATGTTTCTCATGCAGAAAGAACTTCTCCTTGCAGATCACCTAAAATACTTCATTTCTTTTGCTCCTTTGTCAATTATGTGCAgcttattcaaaataaaacaaggtTTTTGCCTTTTCCTTTGTATGTGACAAATTTGAAACAGAAGGAAGctcctttttgttttggagatcttttgtttgttcgtttttttttttccttttttgatatttgcttgatgaattttttttctttcaacgaTATGATTTTATAGACTTAGTTGAAAAACCTGTGGATTAGTCATAAGAGAATCTTTAATGTGATCATTCTTCCAGGATTCTTCAGAAGTTCATTCTAATGCAGCAGAAACGCTTTGTGCTGTTACTCGATTTGCTCCTCCTGGTCTCTTGGCTAAAATTTCCAGTCCAAGGTAGTGTTttccattctcattttttaatatacctTCATTTTGTCATTGGTCGTCTAATAATGGTTCTCTTTTTCAAATCAGTTTTGTAGGAAGATTGTTTCGCCATGCCTTGGAAGATTCACGACCAACATCTGTTTTAATAAATTCGTTATCAGTGTGCATATCCTTGTTAGATCCTAGGAGGCTGACTGTTGGAACAGCTTATTCATACAACCGCCAAATAACTCATGGATCTACAGTTTCAGCAACTATGGAGACTGTAGAAGGCATGTTGGAGAGTTTAGGTATTGTATTGGCCATTGGGTCTTGTTAAGTAGATGATATTTTACTTCTTAAGCCTCATTAATCAAAGGTATTAATAGCCATCATATGAATCATCCAATTTGATAACTTGTACTTTACTTGCTGGCTCTTCATAGTCGAATAAATTTCCTACTTTATGATATTTGGACCTTTTGTTTTCCCGATAAACTAGATTTCATTCAGAGTACTGAAATGTACAAACGGTTGAAGACAGAATATGTAATCTTGATTGCTTGTGCTATTTAACTTTTACGGGAGATGTTGAAAACTGTGCTGGTCTCAATTGTTCAGGTAGGTTGCTCAAGCTTTTGGACGTTTCTTCATCAGAGAAAGTTTTGGTTACTACATACGGAAAGTTGCAGCCACCTCTTGGGAAACATCGCCTGAAGGTATCTTTCATTTGGTTTTAAGCAATTGAGGCTTACATCGTGAGGCTCACATCAAGATAAGGCTCTAAATTTTAGCCTCGAGACTTACGCCTCCAATGAATCATTAGAGGCTTAAGAGCTTTGTGAGAACACATTGAGGCTTAAAATTTCTACGGCTCGACTAAtgattagaaaaataatagttaCTTGCcacctttttaaaaaatataaaggtTTGAGTTGATGACAATTTAAACTATTACTAATTTTACTATTgtggttttaaaaatattgaagacacaaatttataatataaagcaATTCTATTAATGATTATAATAGTGATATTAAAGATAccattttagattttttgtttgagtGAAAATTTCGGGgtgaatttttttatgcttGTATTTGTGTATGACCTATGTTTACCGATACATGATCATACCAATTTAGgatttgtaaaatattttaattaaatgtgaGGCTTACGCATCATGCTGCCTCGAAGCTTACGACTTGTCTCTTCAAGAGGAAAACCCTCACGATCGCCTTAAGCCTTTAAAACATTGGGTTTAAGTGCAATTTGACCAAGGACCCAAACTGGGTTTGGACCTCCTCAATTGTTCTTGATGATCTGGCCCAGcctatctttttttaaagagTTGACTCGACTCCTGCCTAGACCCCCTTTTGTTCCTTTGACCGGGCCCATACTTGATTTGCGTGCCTCTATTTCGACCCAACCCACATACACTTTCCCGAtttctttcaagatttttttttcttcatctaaGAAATTCCCATTGGAAGAATTTCAATGGCCCTTCCACTATGATTAGCTGTTGGTGGTCGATTGATTGTTTTGTCATCCGCCAGtgatctttattttttttaaaagtcaagGACATGTTTTTTTGGAGGTATAGAACTGATGTAGTAGGATTAGTGATTAATCTTGCATAATTCCATGGTTAatccttttttgtttcctaTTTGGATTTTAGTTCTTAGTTTGCTTTTAATTCTCTGTTAAATAGAGAATCCAACTCATGTATTCATTAACTTTCATTTGAATAAGATACTTGATTTGATTCTCGGAGAAAGCGCTTCTTAGTCACTCTTAGGCTTCACCAGTATTAGACTCAAagagaaattgaaacaaattCACACTAGAAAAAATAGGCCTATTTAGTAAGTTTACCTTCATCACAATTGCTCTTGACATAGAGCACTTCCTCCATTAACATTAAGTCCCGTCTAAATTCTAAGGCTTGTAATATGTGTGAAATGTCTCTTGAAAGACTCCTCTGCCTAGAAAAGGAAGATATTGTTGTTGGAAAACTTAAATGAGAAATACGAACACCTTTCCTAATTTTAAAGCCCTCAATCAACACTTTTTTCCATCCCTCTCATCAATAAGCATTGTAGGATGCATGCCACAATGATGAAAAGTATGGTTGAAAGCATCCCACcctgttttattctcctcatGACATAATTCTTTTACCTTGGTCTGTCTTTAATCAAAATGGGGCATTCCTAATCCACGTTTCTCACTTGCATgtaaaacaactttttttttctcctacAAAACCTTGATTGAAAACTCCCAACTCAGATAAGTGTTTTTGTATCCTTTGAGGAATAATCTctcttttcatcttttcaatgaaattttttatctcttgttcaaaaaaagaaaaagaaagaagcgCAAGTGTTTTCAAAGTCGATCTTAATTCTTACTAAAGATGTCTGCTCCCTTCTTGGACCAGTATTCTTCTAAAGCCTCATTTGGAAGAAGTGGTGCTTGGAAGAACTGGTTTAATCCTTTCAGGCAAGGTCGTAGTTGTGATCATATGATGTTGTTATGGATATACACTTTAATCANttttttttttttttttttttttttttttttttttttttttttttttttttgagaaaacaTTATGCTGAAAAAATTATGAGTCTTCCAATAGGGTATTAGAAATATTGAAGAGATTTGGGATactttggtttttattttgtcttcttGGAGTTCTTTTTCCACGTTCTGCAAGTATTCTCTTTTAACCATTTGGCCAATTCATTGGTCAGGTTTTTTGTAAACTGTGATTCTCTGGGTTCCTTGTATATTTTACTATTCATTAAATGTATTGTTTCTTATTTAGAAAAGTTTCCTTGATTGTTCCTTGAGATTGTTTTTTCAGATTGTAGAGTTCATATCAGTCTTACTCACGGTGGGTAGCAAAGCTGCAGAGGAGTTGATTCACCTTGGAGCAATCAAACTTATTTTGGATTTGTTCTTTGAGTAAGTTTCTGTATTTCTACTATAACTTGAATGTCTATGAGATCCACCGTGACATTTGCTTCTCTATGACAATAGGTACCCATTCAATAACTTTCTGCATCATCATGTAGAGAATATTGTAGTGTCATGTTTAGAAAGCAAGAATTCTTCACTTGTAGAGCATCTTCTTCATGATTGTAATCTTGTGGGGAAGATACTGAACGCAGAAAAACATTTCACTTTGCCAGTTGATGTAAATAAGGTAAATGCTCAATTTCTAGTTAGGTTTGATCTTTCAGAAGTTATGTACAATCTAtacaaaaaattatgataccTAGAAAAGCTAAAGGATTGAGAAAAAGCTTGGGACCACCattgtttttaatgttttcaTATGGAGTTCCTTCTCGAAGGCTTTTCATAGTTTGTAATACTTTCATGTTCTAAGTTTGTTCTTCCCAATTTAGTTGGTCTCTTCCATTTATATCCTTCTATGATTACTGCCTATTAGAATGAGTTTCTATAAATTCATGGGAAGATTTTTTTACACTCCATCATCCCTAGTGGAATTCTTTGTTTCCTATAAACAGAGTTATGATACATTGTCTTACTAAGACACTATTCTTTATTCGTTGCTCTTGAATGTCTGtctgtttctcatttttccAACATGTTCTTCAGCCAACAGTTCCTGCAGAAGGTAGATCACCACCTAGGATAGGAAATATTGGTCACTTAACACACATATCCAACAAACTTGTTCAACTAGCAAACAGCAGTAGTGAGATTCAATCTCATTTGCAGGTCAGTTCtattttttgaaatcttaGTGACATCATTACAATCCTTAAATTTTCCCATGTTTCTCTTCAACAGGAGAACACTGAATGGAATGACTGGCAAACAAATGTCCTTTTGAAGCGTAATGCATTGGAAAATGTCTACCAGTGGGCGTGTGGGTATGTATTTCCTTTGCTATTTTTCACTTCTTTTTATTACAAGTACCAGCAGTCAGCATAACATCTAGATCACAACTGTCTCCATCTTAAGGCTACCCAACCGAAAAAATCTGCAAAGACATTGGGGAAGAacatttttagttttccatGATGTTGTGCTACATTAAGTATTATGGTCCTTGAATGACTGAAATGATTATGATATACAAACTATTACTATGTTCTCGTctgatattaatgaaatatgtTTGAATAGACTCATTGATCTGTTGGAATTAATGGAATCCTTGTGGTGTGAAATGACTGAATCAACTATAATATATGATCAAGCATTATCTAaactgatttttttattggtatTTGCCTGAAAAAGATGGATCAGGGACATTAATACATCCAGGTACTCGGGAAGaccatgtttttgtttaggaACTTGATGTTTACAATTACTTTGTCTGATTTTTTAAGAAGCTTACCTTTATTGGTTATGATAGTCAGCCCTTGAAGAATGAAAAGTTTCTTAAAAGGGCCAGTAGATTGTGTTTTCGCCATGTTTTGTATAGTATTAGCTTTCCAATTTCCAGAGGGGTTTCTATTGCCTAAGCTTTCTCAAGTTCTTTGGGTTAGTCTAAGCTTGATctcattattttgatttggaaagcagttattaatttatttggttttttttactTCCATCTTTTTTCCCCCCTCTTTAGGAGTCTGTATCTGTGAgcattctttttcatttattcaatgAAAACTTTACggttaaaaggaaaaaatcaaTACAAGAAACCTTTATTAAAACCTTAAtttgttattgttttaaattattttaaaaatatttttgttttaatcaaTCAACACGAGAAGTGGCACTATGACATGGTTCAACgttattgttatattttatatattttcactCAAATCTTATGTTGGATGGGTTTTTGTCTCACCATTCAGTTGATATCTGTGCACTTGAATTCTTCTCTTGCTCGAGCTACTGTCATTATGACGTTGGGTTATATTTGTTGTGCGTTTAACATTTAACTTTCTAGCATATCttctgaaaatgaaatgattattTTCTATAGGCGCCCAACAGCACTGCAGGATCGAACTAGGGAtagtgatgatgatgattacCAAGACAGAGACTATGATGTTGCAGCTCTAGCTAATAATTTGAGTCAGGCTTTTCGATATGGCATTTACAGCAATGATGATATGGACGAGGTACTGAAGTATTTTGTATTACCCTTGTCTGCACCTTTAATATGATAGTTCCTTGAGCAAGGACTGATATGGAGAGGATCTTGAAGTGTATTCTAACTTCTAACTTGCAAGAATAAGTAGGTTATGAGCTTCCTCACATGTATTGTTCTTTGTCTGCCACTTTCATTTCCTCTGGAGCAAAACTGATAagtaaaaatgaaaggaacactgacaaatataataaaatatcattagaGAAGTTTGAGGATGATGAACAAATGCTCTTTTTCAGATACTCCACATTTTTCCTGTTGAAGTATATGAGAGAAATATTAGTTCGTGATTCCTTGGGTGAAGTTAGTTGCTTGTTTACATGAGTNaaaaaaaaaaaaaaaaaaaaaaaaaaaaaaagatttttgctTGTACTTGAACCATGCAAATCTCAGATTAAATGGGCTTTAATATATTCTTGATTATATCTCTTGTTcaccaattatttttttacttttcaggCTCATGGCTCACTTGAACGTGATGATGAGGTATGATGACAGTAATTCACCTTTACTTTTTGAATGGGAAGGCTAAATCTTCTGAATGAACTTGCATGAGTGCATTTTGAGCCGtgtttatccttttttttttaaaaaatagtgtttatatatttttttttccttccaatcAGAATTGCTTGCTTCATACTGCGTTGTTTCATTGTTTGTGAAAGATGATAGCGAATGACTATTAGGTTCTTGTCATGTCATGATAAGCTGGTGGAATGCTTTGATAAAATAAGCCGTATGTATTGGTTGCTAGGCATGGTTTTGGTGTCACACTATGACTATCTTAGGTTTCAGTTTCTGCAAGTAAATTACAATTGCCTATTATATATGTGCGCAAAGATGAGTGGATATGATATTTGAATGTCCTCATAGACTTTGAGGTGGTTTATACTTCACCATACAAGGGATTAGATATTTCCAAATATTTCCTTTGGGTTGGCTAATGTTAATATTTTGCTTTTGGGATGGTCTTGTAGGAAATTGTCTTTAGAATGTAGAAGTGTTTCCTGATGTAGAGCTTTTGCAGGATGTTTATTTCGATGATGAATCTGCAGAAGTTGTTATATCCTCTCTGCGTCTAGGCGATGACCAGGAAAGGTAGGTAAATCCAATCCctttaatgatttttattttctaacaaATGGTTACCGAGAATCTAGAACTATTGTGTTACATTTGAGAAAATGAGGTGATTTCCATAGTAAGATGTGTAATGTGATGGTAACCAATTCTTCTACGGAtgcatttattaaaaatgagcAAGTGGTTGATATTTGTTCTAGggaaaaataaacattaaaaaattaaagaagaagagtGAGAGGTAGACGGTCGGGTTTAAGTGATGGAGAAAAGGAAAGGGTTGGAGAACGAAGGCGGACATTAATggtggaaatggaaaaaaaaactctgtATGTGAAAACACTTGGGGATTGATATTTTTGGTGGTTGAGGTCAGCGCAAGAATCTTTCTTGATTAGAATTTTATCCtcgttttaatattttctcctTCAAAATAATGTCTACtcattttacttatttattttgtataacatggtctttcttttatttttcctgCAATTATATTCTAGGCATTTGgtatattattaaatgagGTTGGTCAATCTAATCAAGTTAAGtcgagcttttttttttctttcttttttctgtagTGACATCTGTCTATGCCCTGAATATCATCCCCNNNNNNNNNNNNNNNNNNNNNNNNNNNNNNNNNNNNNNNNNNNNNNNNNNNNNNNNNNNNNNNNNNNNNNNNNNNNNNNNNNNNNNNNNNCCCCCCACCCACCTCTCATCAGTCAATTAATTAAGATGCTTTTCTGTTGTATTCAGTGGCTCTCTCTTTACGAATTCAAATTGGCTTGCTTTTGAGAatgatttaattgaaaatgatCGTACAACTGGCTTGCTTGATTCTCCTACCCCGGGTATTAAAGAGACTGGAGAAGTCGTCAAGGATGGTGGTGATGATTTTGTTGGTGAAGATGGTGATTTGAATGACACTGCAGCACCTTCTCCAGATTCACAAGGGACATCAGATAACTCACGCAATGTAACAAGCAGTTCAAAAGAAATTGTAGCCAACGAGACTGACAAGCCGCCTGAATGGGTCGAATGGAGGGAGACCTCAAACGATGAAGGTTCATCTTTAACACTTCCTAATGGGGAAGCTGCAGTAGTTTCAGAGGTTACTGAACCAGATGCCGCAGAACCCTCTCTATCCGCTGATGCATCGACTGGTGAAGAAGCTGTAGTTGGACAAGGAGCAGCACCAACCAGTGATCATGATAAACTGGATTCTTCTGATCTCTCGAAATCCGGGGAAAACATcaatataaaatcaaaatctacCACTAGTGAGGAAACAGTCAATGATGCAGAAGCCAGTGATATAGCAATGGGCGACAAGATCCCAAAGGAAGCTGGGAACTAGTTCAAAAGAAACGCTGACTGATATGTTCAACGTTGATCCTGTGGGTAGATGAACCCTTAGGCATGTTTTGCTGGGTAGGGTACTGTATTCTTAGATCCTTGTGTACATCAATCAATGGGGCAAGGTGAGGTATAATAGGTTGATTATTCTTTCTCACCCTCGGTAGAAAAGTTGAGGTCGTCTTATGTTTGGCAGAAGGTTCTGATGTCAGATATTTTTTTGCGAGTAATTGAATAGTACTTTAGTTGTTAATGGGCGCCGACAAGGTTTGTCTTAATTCTCCTGTCTGCAAAACTTTACCTCTGCTTATGGAACACTATTGTGCAGAATATTGATGATTGTGGGATTAAATTCGAGTACGCGCTGAACGAATCGGAAAAGTATCGCACAAGAGCCCAGCATGTGTGGTTGAATCTGGGTATTCCTCACCTTTTGTTTATGCATACTTTTAGTGTGATGACAGCATATCATCAAATACACGTGTACGGCTATTATCTTCCCACATAGgatacttcttcttcttcttcttcttcttttttttttaataatgtttaacTAGTGGGGTGATGACCCTTCTCGAAGACATATATCTGAGTTAGTTGAGTTATGGATAAATTGATAAgacatttctttttaaaaattttggtttggttcTATTGGCTTAAAGATGTTGACAGATATCTGTATGTTGACATTTTTACGGGCAACACAAGTTTTCAGTTTTATCACagaaaatcaacaaattatcgctaatataaatataatataaacaataaaatttacttaaaaaatctctaattgattttatattttatgtttttgtacTAAAAGTAGTATATTCAGTAGTATATTCAGAAGAGATGCATTTTTGAAGGTGCTTTGGAACTAAATAGGAACAAACAACATAGAGATTTGTGTTTCCCCTTATAAAATGGTAGGGGGAAGCAATGGATAATATAAAGAAATGCAAGAAAGGGGCAAGCAATGGACCTCTTCTTTAGAAACTAGAATCAGCAACATCAGTAGCAGTTAAGGACATTGTGAGTGAAACAAATAAAGCAAAGTGGTGAAAAGGTCTTTGTATCTACTCATTTGAAATTGCATCAATACTCCTGTTCTGCTTTCCCACGCTGTTCTTCACTTTTTCTCCTTTCCTATTCCCACTATATTGCTGCTTACTCACTGAACCCTCTTGAGCACTGCACATTTGAGACTTCAA includes these proteins:
- the LOC111803807 gene encoding serine/threonine-protein phosphatase 6 regulatory subunit 2, producing MFWRMAGLSTASPVETILDKENFTLEELLDEDEIIQECKALNSRLINFLRERTQIEQLIRYIVEEAPEEAEKKRSFKFPFIACEIFTCEVDIILKALVEDEELMNLLFSFLEPKPSHSTLLAGYFSKVVICLLLRKTISFMQYVQAHQAIVKKLVDLIGITSIMEVLIRLLGADEHLYSSYTESMKWIEETDVLEMIVEKFSSSDSSEVHSNAAETLCAVTRFAPPGLLAKISSPSFVGRLFRHALEDSRPTSVLINSLSVCISLLDPRRLTVGTAYSYNRQITHGSTVSATMETVEGMLESLGRLLKLLDVSSSEKVLVTTYGKLQPPLGKHRLKIVEFISVLLTVGSKAAEELIHLGAIKLILDLFFEYPFNNFLHHHVENIVVSCLESKNSSLVEHLLHDCNLVGKILNAEKHFTLPVDVNKPTVPAEGRSPPRIGNIGHLTHISNKLVQLANSSSEIQSHLQENTEWNDWQTNVLLKRNALENVYQWACGRPTALQDRTRDSDDDDYQDRDYDVAALANNLSQAFRYGIYSNDDMDEAHGSLERDDEDVYFDDESAEVVISSLRLGDDQESGSLFTNSNWLAFENDLIENDRTTGLLDSPTPGIKETGEVVKDGGDDFVGEDGDLNDTAAPSPDSQGTSDNSRNVTSSSKEIVANETDKPPEWVEWRETSNDEGSSLTLPNGEAAVVSEVTEPDAAEPSLSADASTGEEAVVGQGAAPTSDHDKLDSSDLSKSGENINIKSKSTTSEETVNDAEASDIAMGDKIPKEAGN